In a single window of the Zea mays cultivar B73 chromosome 5, Zm-B73-REFERENCE-NAM-5.0, whole genome shotgun sequence genome:
- the LOC103626866 gene encoding uncharacterized protein has product MGLKLSCIHQGSLSRQAHQPASPAPARVIAADASLKELPASSSSSSVSDVLGRSGGDDMAVASSSFFMCNSDALYFNEPPPALPTGEVLRPGQIYFVLPAAMLGRPLSTADMAALAVRATTALSSSCKPRRHGRRRARGGGKKKKAVRVVPVREQMEDGGEDAFFNEKLNQQTLGDFGMLLLSQAKKDDKLAVAAAAATARLKRALSIIQEDAE; this is encoded by the coding sequence ATGGGATTGAAGCTTTCTTGCATCCACCAGGGCAGCCTGTCCCGCCAGGCACATCAGCCGGCCTCGCCGGCGCCCGCCAGGGTCATCGCCGCAGACGCGTCGCTAAAGGAGCTCCCGGCCTCATCCTCTTCCTCTAGCGTCTCGGACGTGCTCGGCCGGAGCGGCGGCGACGACATGGCCGTGGCGTCGTCGTCGTTCTTCATGTGCAACTCCGACGCGCTGTACTTCAACGAGCCCCCGCCGGCGCTGCCCACCGGCGAGGTGCTCCGGCCGGGGCAGATATACTTCGTGCTCCCGGCGGCCATGCTCGGGAGGCCGCTTTCGACCGCCGACATGGCAGCGCTGGCCGTGCGAGCGACGACGGCGCTCTCGTCCAGCTGCAAGCCGCGGCGCCACGGGCGGCGCCGGGCACGTGGcggcggcaagaagaagaaggcagTTCGCGTCGTGCCCGTGCGCGAGCAAATGGAGGACGGTGGAGAGGACGCCTTCTTCAACGAGAAGCTCAACCAACAGACGCTGGGGGATTTCGGGATGTTGCTGCTGAGCCAAGCGAAGAAGGACGACAAGCTTGCGGTTGCGGCCGCCGCGGCGACGGCGAGGCTCAAGCGGGCGCTGAGCATTATTCAAGAAGACGCCGAGTGA